In Molothrus aeneus isolate 106 chromosome 13, BPBGC_Maene_1.0, whole genome shotgun sequence, a genomic segment contains:
- the ATOSA gene encoding atos homolog protein A, translating to MKPERDTLDEYFEYEAEEFLVSLALLITEGRTPEYSIKGRTEGFHCPPAQSSQPPTTKHECSDKLAQCRQARRTRSEVMLLWKNNIPIMVEVMLLPDCCYSDEGPTTEGNDLNDPAIKQDALLLERWILEPVPRQSGDRFIEEKTLLLAVRSFVFFSQLSAWLSVSHGAVPRNILYRVSAADVDLQWTFSQTPTEHVFPVPNVSHNVALRVSVQSLPRQSNYPVLTCSIHTNLNFYEKQMQERKFHQRSDPSAAQPCSTSSPLRFRGKQTWTMTPESLLNGKKMPEFATSFRNLKLYPSTGLGSDFGASQSKVQCYNAAADNKTQARETPVRTFKSYSLVDSRVSNSHCCHQPTGETNPLIGSLLQERQDVIARIAQHLIHCDPATSPVVAGRPFTTHENISATSKAFRSTFEEENLPRKSKESSPVPAANLDNAIQEDGDEGKARAVPEVPLLDARVPGSHCGRPSAGEGNPLIDSLLQERQEVIARIAQHLIHCDPATSHVAGHPFKVHEATPVTAKIFRSTYEDENLLKKGKEPSSVSSAKSKFSLLEDSSKSGTKTPDTPISPSRFDGELKTSLKVQARRKLVLAKPSEAVQNSFHQTSNKTSHAFSSIHISSSCIKENKSEIPDKLEIHSGYAQKDQITNRIKQGSNPSSIDEQICTNKLKERTVVSENNGTDSCNNIQIEKCRILEGTKKATVIPVSDSLHKNELKCLDRDSKKPIIYEQNTQLISIENYLNKDHDSFKTKTKQEKTKTAHDENEDPTGLDFQSTSQKKPAEDNVVKCERQKNPDVQKAPPLKHTNTWRKHNFRSLDGTSTKAFHPRTGLPLLSSPVPQRKTQSGCFDLDSSLLKCLSARSPQQCINKDSDPDSHGKPFLSSSAPPVTSLSLLGNFEESVLNFRLDPLGVVEGFTAEVGASGVFCPTHMTLPVEVSFYSVSDDNAPSPYMGVITLESLGKRGYRVPPSGTIQVTLFNPNKTVVKMFVVIYDLREMPANHQTFLRQRTFSVPVRREIKRTVNKENSHQTEERLLRYLIHLRFQSSKSGKIYLHRDVRLLFSRKSMEVDSGAAYELKSYTESPTNPQFSPRC from the exons ATACTTTGGATGAATACTTTGAGTATGAAGCTGAGGAGTTCCTGgtctccctggccctgctgatcACGGAGGGCCGGACACCAGAGTACTCCATCAAGGGCAGGACAGAGGGCTTTCACTGCCCACCAGCACAGTCAAGTCAGCCACCAACAACTAAGCATGAATGCAGCGACAAACTGGCTCAG TGTCGTCAGGCCAGGCGAACCAGATCTGAGGTTATGCTTCTGTGGAAGAACAATATTCCAATCATGGTAGAAGTGATGCTACTTCCAGACTGTTGCTATAGTGATGAAGGGCCCACCACAGAGGGGAATGATTTAAATGATCCTGCAATCAAACAAGATGCATTGCTGTTAGAAAGGTGGATTTTGGAGCCAGTTCCTCGACA GAGTGGAGATCGATTTATTGAAGAGAAGACCCTTTTGCTGGCAGTTCgctcctttgttttcttctctcagcTGAGCGCGTGGCTGAGTGTTTCACATGGTGCTGTTCCCCGAAACATCCTGTACAG GGTGAGCGCTGCAGATGTGGACTTGCAATGGACGTTCTCCCAGACACCCACTGAGCATGTCTTTCCTGTTCCTAATGTTTCTCACAATGTGGCCTTGAGGGTCAGCGTCCAGTCCCTGCCCAGGCAATCCAACTACCCAGTTTTGACCTGTAGTATTCACACCAACCTTAACTTTTATGAAAAGCAAATGCAAGAGCGAAAGTTCCATCAGCGCAGCgatcccagtgctgctcagccATGCAGCACTTCCAGTCCACTGCGTTTTCGTGGGAAGCAGACATGGACAATGACACCTGAAAGCCTACTTAATGGAAAAAAGATGCCTGAATTTGCCACATCTTTTAGAAATTTAAAACTTTATCCATCTACCGGACTTGGATCTGACTTTGGGGCATCGCAGTCTAAAGTTCAGTGCTATAATGCCGCAGCAGACAATAAGACACAGGCTCGTGAAACACCGGTCAGAACTTTTAAATCCTACTCTCTGGTGGATTCCCGTGTTTCAAACAGTCATTGCTGTCATCAGCCCACAGGAGAAACCAATCCTTTGATAGGCTCTTTACTTCAAGAGCGACAAGACGTCATTGCAAGGATCGCTCAGCACTTGATTCACTGTGATCCAGCTACTTCACCAGTTGTTGCTGGGCGTCCATTCACCACACATGAAAACATCTCAGCTACATCAAAAGCTTTTCGGAGCACTTTCGAAGAGGAAAACTTGCCAAGGAAAAGCAAGGAGAGCtcccctgttcctgctgccaaCTTAGACAATGCAATACAGGAGGATGGTGATGAAGGCAAAGCTAGAGCAGTGCCAGAGGTCCCCCTGCTCGACGCCCGTGTTCCAGGGAGCCACTGTGGCCGTCCGTCGGCAGGGGAGGGTAACCCTCTGATtgattccctgctccaggagcgcCAGGAGGTGATAGCAAGGATTGCCCAGCACTTGATCCATTGTGATCCAGCTACTTCCCATGTTGCTGGACATCCATTCAAAGTGCATGAGGCTACTCCAGTCACGGCAAAAATTTTCCGAAGTACGTATGAAGATGAAAATTTGCTGAAGAAAGGCAAGGAACCGtcttctgtttcttctgctaaatcaaaattttctttgttaGAAGACAGCAGTAAATCAGGGACAAAGACACCTGATACTCCTATCAGTCCTTCTAGGTTTGATGGAGAATTGAAGACTTCTCTAAAAGTCcaagcaagaagaaaattggTTTTAGCAAAACCCAGTGAAGCTGTCCAAAATTCATTTCATCAGACTTCAAATAAAACTTCTCATGCATTTAGTAGTATTCACATATCATCATcatgtattaaagaaaacaaatctgaaaTTCCAGATAAATTGGAAATACATTCTGGTTATGCACAGAAAGACCAGATAACCAATAGAATTAAACAGGGTTCAAATCCCAGCAGCATTGATGAACAGATTTGCACAAATAAACTTAAAGAAAGAACAGTTGTTAGTGAGAACAATGGCACAGACAGTTGTAATAATATACAGATAGAAAAATGCAGAATACTTGAAGGTACAAAAAAAGCAACCGTGATCCCGGTGTCTGACTCTTTGCACAAAAATGAGCTCAAATGTTTAGACAGAGACTCCAAAAAACCAATTATTTATGAGCAAAATACACAACTTATTAgtattgaaaattatttaaataaagacCATGATAgtttcaaaaccaaaaccaaacaagagaaaacaaaaactgcACATGATGAGAATGAAGACCCAACAGGCCTTGATTTTCAAAGCACTTCTCAGAAGAAACCTGCAGAAGACAATGTGGTTAAGTGTGAGCGGCAGAAGAACCCAGATGTACAG AAAGCACCACCTCTAAAACACACAAATACGTGGAGGAAACACAATTTTCGATCCCTGGATGGAACTTCAACCAAGGCTTTTCATCCCAGAACTGGACTGCCTCTGCTGTCGAGTCCT GTTCctcaaaggaaaacacagtCTGGGTGCTTTGATCTGGATTCTTCATTGTTGAAATGTCTGTCTGCAAGAAG cCCACAACAATGTATAAACAAAGACAGTGATCCAGACAGCCATGGGAAACCATTTCTAAGTTCTAGTGCTCCCCCAGTAACAAGTCTGAGCCTTCTGGGAAACTTTGAG gaaTCTGTCCTGAATTTCCGCCTGGACCCGCTGGGTGTCGTGGAGGGTTTCACAGCAGAGGTGGGAGCAAGTGGAGTCTTTTGTCCCACGCACATGACTCTGCCAGTTGAGGTGTCATTCTACAGCGTTTCAGATGACAATGCTCCCTCTCCTTACATG gGTGTAATTACTTTAGAGTCCCTTGGTAAAAGGGGTTATCGGGTACCGCCTTCAGGAACAATACAAGTG ACCTTATTTAACCctaacaaaactgtggtgaagATGTTTGTGGTGATCTATGACTTGAGAGAAATGCCAGCTAATCATCAAACATTCCTACGGCAAAGAACTTTTTCTGTTCCTGTGAGACGAGAAATCAAGAGAACTGTCAATAAAGAAAACAGTCACCAGACTGAAGAAAGGCTACTACGCTACCTCATACATCTGAG